From the genome of Thunnus thynnus chromosome 1, fThuThy2.1, whole genome shotgun sequence, one region includes:
- the hypk gene encoding huntingtin-interacting protein K translates to MAAEGDVDLDLEADENCTGKPAEKPRKHDSGAADLERVTDYAEEKEISSSDLETAMSVIGDRRSREQKAKQEREKELAKVTIKKEDVELIMSEMEISRNVAERSLREHMGNVVEALVALTN, encoded by the exons ATGGCGGCAGAGGGAGACGTTGATTTGGACCTGGAAGCCGATGAAAACTGCACTGGAAAACCGGCGGAAAAACCTCGAAAACATGACAGCGGAGCCGCGGACCTGGAGAGGGTCACGGACTACGCGGAGGAGAAAGAAATATCCAGCTCTGATTTAGAGACG GCCATGTCAGTGATCGGAGACAGAAGGTCACGAGAACAGAAAGCCAAACAGGAAAG AGAAAAAGAGTTGGCTAAAGTCACCATCAAGAAAGAGGACGTTGAGCTAATT ATGTCAGAGATGGAGATTTCCAGGAACGTGGCGGAGCGCAGTCTGAGGGAACACATGGGGAACGTGGTGGAAGCTCTGGTGGCTCTGACCAACTGA
- the mfap1 gene encoding microfibrillar-associated protein 1: protein MSSREALNMKLPPIQSTAGAVPVRNEKGELSMEKVKVKRYVSGKRPDYAPMESSDEEEEDFQFVKKGKEMEPELEVEEEEVSDPRLKRLLNRVSEDVEERLARHRQIAEPEVVVESSEDSDEGTWHPEREESSEEEEEEEEEVDDEEIERRRAMMRQRAVERKNEEMELMELEEEGKSGEESESESEYEEYTDSEDEAEPRLKPVFIRKKDRITVAEREAEEQKQKELEAEAKRQAEERRRYTLKIVEEEAKKEFEENRRTLAALDALDTDGENEEEEYEAWKVRELKRIKRDREARETMEKEKAEIDRFHNLTEEERRAELRNNGKLITNKASKGKYKFLQKYYHRGAFFMDEEEDVYKRDFSAPTLEDHFNKTILPKVMQVKNFGRSGRTKYTHLVDQDTTSFDSAWAQESAQNSKFFKQKAAGVRDVFDRPTVKKRKT from the exons ATGTCTAGTCGCGAAGCCCTCAACATGAAGCTGCCACCGATCCAGTCCACGGCCGGAGCCGTTCCGGTCCGGAACGAGAAAG GTGAGCTCTCCATGGAGAAGGTGAAAGTGAAGCGATATGTGTCAGGTAAACGTCCCGACTACGCTCCGATGGAGTCGtcggatgaggaggaagaggacttCCAGTTTGTGAAGAAGGGAAAAGAGATGGAGCCAGAGCTggaagtggaggaagaggaggtctCTGACCCACGTCTCAAACGTTTGCTCAACCGCGTCTCTGAGGACGTGGAGGAGAG GCTTGCGAGACACAGACAGATCGCAGAGCCTGAAGTTGTGGTTGAGAGCAGCGAGGACTCTGACGAAGGAACGTGGCACCCAGAACGTGAGGAGAGTagcgaggaggaagaggaagaagaagaagaagtcgaTGATGAG GAAATTGAGAGGAGACGAGCGATGATGCGGCAGCGAGCCGTAGAACGAAAGAACGAAGAGATGGAGCTcatggagctggaggaggaagggaagTCTGGTGAGGAGTCGGAGTCTGAGTCTGAATATGAAGAATACACAGACAGCGAGGACGAAGCAGAGCCGCGACTCAAACCCGTTTTCATCCGCAA GAAGGACAGAATAACGGTGGCGGAGCGCGAAGCAGAGGAGCAGAAGCAGAAAGAGCTGGAGGCCGAGGCCAAGAGGCAGGCGGAGGAGCGACGGCGCTACACCCTCAAGATCGTGGAGGAGGAGGCCAAGAAGGAGTTCGAGGAGAACCGGCGCACGCTGGCCGCTCTGGACGCTCTGGACACTGACGGAGAGAACGAGGAGGAGGAATACGAAGCCTGGAAAGTCCGCGAGCTGAAACGCATCAAGAGGGACAGAGAGGCCCGAGAAAC CATGGAGAAGGAGAAGGCTGAAATCGACAGATTCCACAACTTGACGGAGGAGGAGCGCCGGGCCGAGCTCCGCAACAACGGCAAACTCATCACCAACAAAGCCAGCAAAGGCAAATACAAGTTCCTCCAGAAGTACTACCACAGAGGAGCCTTCTTCATG gatgaagaggaggacgTCTACAAGAGAGACTTCAGCGCTCCGACTCTGGAGGATCACTTCAACAAAACCATCTTACCCAAAGTCATGCAG GTCAAAAACTTTGGGCGGTCTGGACGCACCAAGTACACCCACCTGGTGGACCAGGACACCACGTCGTTCGACTCGGCCTGGGCTCAGGAGAGCGCTCAGAACAGCAAGTTCTTTAAGCAGAAGGCTGCAGGAGTGAGAGACGTGTTCGACCGGCCCacagtgaagaagaggaagacatAA